Proteins encoded together in one Schumannella luteola window:
- a CDS encoding VanZ family protein, with the protein MIALAIVYVAGLAAVILWPERVDGPGGARIQWLLSLLASAGVDRMSAYDVIESAANVALFAPGGLLLIALLSFRWRWWLPVVGVALSTAAELAQYLWLPERVASSADVIANAVGFTIGALVGAAIGAGLHRRHRGPGHAVAAAPLSAEATAAAASDQLAASTPVPSSTSSTTPSATR; encoded by the coding sequence GTGATCGCCCTCGCGATCGTCTACGTCGCCGGTCTCGCCGCGGTCATCCTCTGGCCCGAGCGCGTCGACGGGCCCGGCGGGGCGCGCATCCAGTGGCTGCTCTCGCTGCTCGCCTCGGCCGGCGTCGACCGCATGAGCGCCTACGACGTGATCGAGTCGGCCGCGAACGTCGCCCTGTTCGCGCCCGGCGGGCTGCTGCTGATCGCGCTGCTGTCGTTCCGCTGGCGCTGGTGGCTCCCCGTCGTCGGCGTCGCGCTGTCGACCGCGGCCGAGCTCGCGCAGTACCTCTGGCTGCCCGAGCGGGTCGCCTCGAGCGCCGACGTCATCGCCAACGCGGTCGGATTCACGATCGGAGCGCTGGTCGGCGCGGCGATCGGGGCCGGGCTGCACCGCCGGCACCGCGGCCCCGGGCATGCCGTCGCGGCGGCGCCGCTCTCGGCAGAGGCGACGGCTGCCGCGGCCTCGGATCAGCTGGCGGCGAGCACGCCCGTGCCGAGCAGCACGAGCAGCACGACGCCGAGCGCCACGCGGTAG